The following are encoded in a window of Hippoglossus stenolepis isolate QCI-W04-F060 chromosome 10, HSTE1.2, whole genome shotgun sequence genomic DNA:
- the LOC118103897 gene encoding histone H2B, protein MPEPVKPAPKKGSKKAVAKAPGKAGKKRRKSRKESYAIYVYKVLKQVHPDTGISSKAMGIMNSFVSDIFERIAGEASRLAHYNKRSTITSREIQTAVRLLLPGELAKHAVSEGTKAVTKYTSSK, encoded by the coding sequence ATGCCTGAACCAGTGAAGCCTGCGCCCAAGAAGGGCTCCAAGAAAGCGGTGGCGAAGGCCCCCGGTAAGGccggaaagaagaggagaaagtccagGAAGGAGAGCTACGCCATCTACGTGTACAAGGTGCTGAAGCAGGTCCACCCCGACACTGGGATCTCCTCCAAGGCCATGGGCATCATGAACTCCTTTGTGAGCGACATCTTCGAGCGCATCGCCGGTGAGGCCTCTCGTCTGGCTCATTACAACAAGCgctccaccatcacctccagggAGATTCAGACCGccgtccgcctgctgctgcccggGGAGCTGGCTAAACACGCCGTGTCTGAGGGCACCAAGGCCGTGACCAAGTACACCAGCTCCAAGTAA
- the LOC118103898 gene encoding histone H4, translating to MSGRGKGGKGLGKGGAKRHRKVLRDNIQGITKPAIRRLARRGGVKRISGLIYEETRGVLKVFLENVIRDAVTYTEHAKRKTVTAMDVVYALKRQGRTLYGFGG from the coding sequence ggaggaaaagggctCGGTAAAGGAGGCGCAAAGCGTCACCGCAAAGTTCTCCGTGATAACATCCAGGGAATTACCAAGCCCGCCATCCGCCGCCTGGCTCGCCGTGGCGGAGTGAAGCGTATCTCCGGTCTGATCTACGAGGAGACCCGCGGCGTGTTGAAGGTTTTCCTGGAGAATGTGATCCGCGATGCTGTCACCTACACCGAGCACGCCAAGAGGAAGACCGTGACCGCCATGGACGTGGTGTATGCTCTGAAGAGACAGGGCCGCACTCTGTACGGCTTCGGTGGATAA